One Bremerella sp. JC817 genomic window carries:
- the pheA gene encoding prephenate dehydratase, with protein sequence MAKAPRKTSATDLKKTLAKIDQQILDLLSKRVDACQKMVQADPGKTIEQQLSSEETELQKLLSSNKTTLKNDSVSPVLQEVLSLCRGASRRLRVAYLGPQYSYSHQAAVEKFGSNADYSPVATIAAVFEEIQRNQADFGLVPVENSNDGRVTDTLEMFAKLPTKICGEVKLHIHHQLLAKCNRESIKEVFSKPQALSQCRNWLAKHLPAARPIEMASTAAAAQLAAQKEGAAAIASRAAGMNYNLETIASNIEDNPNNITRFAVISHDMGPKTGNDKTALLFQTEHKPGALADAMNIFKKNRLNLTWIESFPVANSPEEYLFFVEMEGHCSELKIRRAVSALEKKSLRLEILGSYQKTEPVN encoded by the coding sequence ATGGCCAAAGCTCCCCGCAAGACTTCCGCGACCGACCTGAAGAAGACGTTGGCCAAGATCGACCAGCAAATCCTTGACTTGCTCTCGAAACGGGTCGATGCCTGTCAGAAAATGGTCCAAGCCGACCCGGGCAAAACGATCGAACAGCAGCTCAGCTCGGAAGAAACCGAGCTGCAAAAGCTGCTTTCCAGCAACAAGACAACGCTGAAGAACGACTCGGTCTCGCCCGTGTTGCAGGAAGTGTTGAGCCTCTGCCGTGGTGCCTCGCGACGCCTTCGCGTGGCTTATCTCGGTCCGCAGTACAGCTATTCGCACCAGGCCGCCGTCGAAAAGTTCGGTTCCAATGCCGACTATTCACCCGTTGCGACGATCGCGGCTGTCTTCGAAGAAATCCAACGCAATCAGGCCGATTTTGGGCTCGTCCCGGTCGAGAACTCCAACGATGGACGCGTAACCGACACGCTCGAGATGTTCGCCAAGTTGCCGACCAAAATCTGCGGCGAAGTGAAACTCCACATCCATCATCAGCTTTTGGCGAAGTGCAACCGCGAGTCGATCAAAGAAGTCTTCAGTAAGCCTCAAGCCTTGTCGCAATGTCGCAATTGGCTGGCTAAGCATCTGCCGGCAGCTCGGCCGATTGAAATGGCCAGCACGGCAGCCGCCGCCCAATTGGCAGCCCAGAAAGAAGGTGCCGCTGCGATCGCAAGTCGTGCTGCTGGAATGAATTACAACCTGGAGACAATCGCCTCGAACATCGAGGACAACCCGAACAACATCACTCGGTTCGCGGTCATCTCGCACGACATGGGTCCCAAAACCGGGAACGACAAGACGGCCCTGCTCTTCCAAACCGAGCACAAGCCAGGGGCCTTGGCAGACGCGATGAACATCTTCAAGAAGAACCGGCTGAACCTGACCTGGATCGAGTCGTTCCCGGTTGCCAACTCCCCAGAAGAGTACCTTTTCTTCGTTGAGATGGAGGGGCACTGCTCGGAACTGAAGATCCGCCGGGCGGTCTCGGCCCTGGAAAAGAAATCGCTCCGCCTGGAAATTCTCGGCTCGTACCAGAAGACCGAACCGGTCAACTAG
- the tpiA gene encoding triose-phosphate isomerase, whose amino-acid sequence MRRPFIAGNWKMNTTKAEGVALVKGVAEGNTAGDAVEVAVCAPSVYLDAVVTAAGGKVGVGAQNCYHEASGAFTGEISAAMAKDVGCQYVILGHSERRHIFGESNADVCKKVHAVLAAGLVPIVCVGELLEERESGKTSDVVAEQMYGSLAGVTAEQMKSVVIAYEPVWAIGTGKVATPEQAEEVHAGIRTLMTAKYGEAISEGVRIQYGGSVKPDNAAELLSQPNIDGALVGGASLKADSFLGIIAGANAS is encoded by the coding sequence GTGAGACGTCCTTTCATCGCAGGTAACTGGAAAATGAACACCACCAAAGCAGAAGGCGTGGCTTTGGTGAAAGGCGTTGCTGAAGGCAACACGGCAGGCGACGCGGTCGAAGTTGCCGTTTGTGCCCCGAGTGTTTACCTGGATGCGGTCGTCACCGCTGCCGGTGGCAAGGTTGGCGTGGGTGCTCAGAATTGCTACCACGAAGCTTCCGGCGCTTTCACCGGTGAGATCTCGGCTGCCATGGCGAAAGACGTCGGCTGCCAGTACGTGATCCTTGGTCACAGCGAACGTCGTCACATCTTCGGCGAATCGAACGCCGATGTCTGCAAGAAGGTTCATGCCGTTCTGGCCGCCGGCCTCGTGCCGATTGTTTGCGTTGGCGAACTGCTGGAAGAACGCGAATCGGGTAAGACCTCGGACGTTGTTGCCGAACAGATGTACGGTAGCCTCGCTGGGGTCACTGCCGAACAAATGAAGTCGGTCGTGATTGCTTACGAACCTGTCTGGGCGATTGGTACCGGCAAGGTTGCGACTCCCGAACAAGCCGAAGAAGTTCACGCCGGCATCCGCACCCTGATGACCGCCAAGTACGGCGAAGCGATCTCCGAAGGTGTTCGCATCCAGTACGGCGGTAGCGTGAAGCCTGACAACGCCGCCGAACTGCTTTCGCAGCCGAACATCGACGGTGCCTTGGTTGGTGGCGCATCGCTGAAGGCAGACAGCTTCCTTGGCATTATTGCCGGGGCAAACGCTTCCTAA
- the secG gene encoding preprotein translocase subunit SecG — MTSPILFGFLQYILGPLIFMTSVFLIMVVLVQRGRGGGLTGALGGAGGQSAFGAKAGDVFTKITIVVAVFWILLCILATMSLQDSGASKLGSGGGVAPAGGASATPGMEGPALTVPSDEEGTQPADEAAPADKPAENLEPPAGESTEAPAAEAAAPATEEAPMTEEKPAS; from the coding sequence ATGACCAGTCCCATCCTTTTCGGGTTTCTTCAGTATATCCTTGGCCCGCTGATTTTCATGACCTCGGTCTTCCTCATCATGGTCGTGCTCGTGCAGCGTGGTCGTGGTGGCGGTCTGACCGGTGCCCTGGGTGGTGCTGGCGGTCAAAGCGCTTTTGGTGCCAAGGCTGGTGACGTCTTCACGAAGATCACCATCGTCGTGGCCGTTTTCTGGATTCTGCTCTGCATTCTGGCCACCATGAGCCTGCAAGACTCGGGTGCGAGCAAGCTGGGCTCTGGCGGCGGTGTTGCCCCAGCCGGTGGTGCTTCGGCAACGCCAGGCATGGAAGGTCCAGCATTGACCGTCCCATCGGACGAAGAAGGTACCCAGCCAGCGGACGAAGCCGCACCAGCTGACAAGCCTGCCGAGAATCTCGAACCACCTGCTGGCGAGTCGACCGAAGCCCCAGCCGCGGAAGCTGCCGCCCCAGCAACCGAAGAAGCTCCGATGACCGAAGAGAAGCCTGCTTCTTAG
- a CDS encoding YicC/YloC family endoribonuclease: MLLSMTGYGDAHLHTEGVSVSIEIRSVNNRYFKLAVRGNELFSGLESQIEAVTRKHINRGTITINLRIKQDVTADKYRIDTEVLESYIQQIHKLGSKVGITETPHIDSILQLPGVVQENSDSDDEQFNAWPVIEQALKTALEKFDSMRRHEGEATTKDLRENLALIASHLEEIEAKSPDVIAGYRDRMTDRVNKVLEEFDVSVDPATLLREVAIFTDRVNISEEVVRLKSHLGQFENFLTQKESTGRKLDFLTQELFRETNTIGSKANDAEIAKAVVEMKTAIEKIREQVQNIE; the protein is encoded by the coding sequence ATGCTGCTTAGCATGACCGGCTATGGCGATGCCCACCTGCACACTGAAGGGGTTTCGGTATCGATCGAGATCCGCTCGGTCAATAACCGCTACTTCAAATTGGCGGTCCGCGGGAACGAGCTCTTCAGTGGGCTCGAATCGCAGATCGAAGCGGTAACCCGGAAGCATATCAATCGCGGCACCATCACGATCAACCTGCGTATCAAGCAGGACGTGACGGCCGACAAGTACCGCATCGATACCGAAGTGCTGGAAAGCTACATCCAACAAATCCACAAGCTTGGGTCGAAGGTCGGCATTACCGAGACGCCGCACATTGACTCGATCTTGCAGCTCCCTGGCGTGGTCCAGGAAAACAGCGACAGTGACGACGAACAATTCAACGCCTGGCCGGTGATCGAACAAGCCCTCAAGACGGCGCTTGAAAAGTTTGATTCGATGCGTCGCCACGAAGGGGAAGCCACGACGAAAGATCTGCGAGAAAACCTCGCCTTGATCGCGTCGCACCTCGAAGAAATCGAAGCCAAGTCGCCCGATGTTATCGCCGGCTATCGCGATCGCATGACCGACCGCGTGAACAAGGTCCTGGAGGAATTCGACGTTTCGGTCGATCCAGCAACACTCCTTCGCGAAGTCGCGATCTTCACCGATCGCGTCAACATCTCGGAAGAAGTCGTGCGACTGAAAAGCCACCTCGGGCAATTCGAGAACTTCCTGACCCAGAAAGAATCGACGGGCCGTAAGCTCGACTTCCTGACTCAGGAGTTGTTTCGTGAAACGAACACGATCGGCTCGAAAGCGAACGATGCCGAGATCGCCAAAGCGGTCGTGGAAATGAAGACTGCGATCGAAAAGATCCGCGAGCAAGTCCAGAACATCGAGTGA
- the gmk gene encoding guanylate kinase — translation MTNTTPGILVILSGPSGVGKSTVVRKLLALGDPAIELSISATTRSPRDGEQNGVDYHFLSKEEFEKRIDEDQFLEFVEVFRTGHLYGTLRSEVEARIAQGISVLLEIDVEGAAKVQDKYPDAVTIFLSPDSSEELERRLRDRGTETEEAIQRRLATAQHEMENSTWYRYRVVNVADAADDAVTQLADIIRQEKEERCSKN, via the coding sequence ATGACGAATACCACGCCTGGCATTTTGGTCATCCTTTCCGGCCCCTCGGGCGTCGGCAAGTCGACCGTTGTGCGTAAACTGCTGGCCCTGGGAGATCCGGCCATCGAACTGAGCATCTCGGCGACGACTCGTTCGCCCCGAGATGGAGAGCAAAACGGCGTCGACTATCACTTCCTTTCCAAGGAAGAGTTCGAGAAACGAATCGATGAAGACCAGTTCCTGGAATTCGTCGAGGTTTTCCGAACAGGCCACCTGTATGGCACCTTGCGAAGCGAAGTCGAAGCCCGAATCGCCCAGGGGATTTCGGTCCTACTGGAGATCGACGTCGAAGGAGCCGCCAAGGTTCAAGACAAGTACCCTGATGCCGTGACGATTTTCCTCAGCCCCGACTCGAGCGAAGAATTGGAACGTCGACTTCGAGACCGGGGAACAGAAACAGAAGAAGCCATTCAACGTCGACTGGCAACGGCCCAACACGAGATGGAAAACTCGACCTGGTATCGCTACCGGGTAGTTAACGTGGCCGATGCTGCCGACGATGCCGTTACACAACTTGCGGACATTATCCGTCAGGAAAAGGAGGAGCGATGCTCGAAGAACTGA
- a CDS encoding DNA-directed RNA polymerase subunit omega, which translates to MLEELKEEFIIKKVGGRFKLSTLIQKRLVALNAGSRPLVDMQSDNKMEIVLEEIKQDKIFLDTSNELRTTADSDVMIKSFDAIMSDEL; encoded by the coding sequence ATGCTCGAAGAACTGAAAGAAGAATTCATCATCAAGAAGGTCGGTGGCCGATTCAAGCTTTCGACGCTGATCCAGAAGCGTCTGGTCGCATTGAATGCCGGTAGCCGTCCATTGGTCGACATGCAGTCGGACAACAAGATGGAAATCGTCCTGGAAGAGATCAAGCAGGATAAGATCTTCCTGGACACCTCGAACGAACTGCGCACCACCGCCGATAGCGACGTGATGATCAAGTCGTTCGACGCCATCATGAGCGACGAACTGTGA
- a CDS encoding flavoprotein — MSPAKVIIGVTGGIAAYKTPALVSQLVKSDVDVTVVMTRASQQFAGVATLAALSGKRVHTELFDDAMPLGAHIELARRAALLCIVPASADFMAKAAHGMADDLLSTLYLAFTGHVMMCPAMNKEMWAHPAVQRNVATLTTDGVQMIGPDSGWQSCRVEGTGRMTEPDEIFAAIQSHFSSQ; from the coding sequence GTGAGCCCGGCAAAGGTCATCATTGGTGTCACCGGCGGAATCGCCGCGTACAAGACGCCTGCTCTGGTCAGCCAACTGGTCAAGTCAGATGTCGATGTCACCGTAGTGATGACCCGAGCTTCCCAGCAATTCGCAGGCGTGGCCACCTTGGCCGCGCTTTCCGGAAAGCGGGTTCATACGGAACTCTTTGACGATGCCATGCCCCTGGGCGCGCACATTGAACTTGCGCGTCGAGCGGCCCTTCTATGCATCGTGCCAGCCTCGGCGGACTTCATGGCCAAAGCTGCCCATGGGATGGCCGACGACCTGCTGAGCACGCTCTACCTGGCGTTCACAGGGCACGTGATGATGTGTCCGGCGATGAACAAAGAAATGTGGGCCCATCCTGCCGTCCAGCGAAACGTGGCAACACTGACCACGGACGGCGTTCAAATGATCGGCCCTGACTCTGGCTGGCAAAGCTGCCGCGTGGAAGGCACCGGCCGCATGACCGAGCCTGACGAGATCTTCGCGGCCATTCAAAGCCACTTCAGCAGCCAGTAA
- a CDS encoding DUF6800 family protein yields MPVINERHKELKRRRHRKKVYAKFKATLAKNPTNDERRKIADKLRKLTPAAEELIERWGL; encoded by the coding sequence GTGCCGGTCATCAACGAACGTCACAAGGAGCTGAAACGTCGTCGTCATCGCAAGAAGGTTTATGCCAAGTTCAAGGCAACCTTGGCGAAGAACCCAACGAATGACGAACGTCGCAAGATCGCCGATAAGCTCCGCAAGCTGACTCCGGCCGCTGAAGAACTGATCGAACGCTGGGGCCTGTAA
- a CDS encoding platelet-activating factor acetylhydrolase IB subunit, giving the protein MRCIACLMLAFAFAMPAWAEDVATKEPIEALKPVPRDQWWKTRHEEKLKAIENADKIDVVFIGDSITHGWENAGKEVWNENFASMHPLNIGYSGDRTEHVLWRFEHGELDGYKPKVAVIMIGTNNTGHRKEKSEDTAAGVNAIVEKLHEKHPETKILLLAIFPRGATTDDPLRKLNDGANEIIEKDMKDKDYVTFLNINDVFLTDDGVLPKEVMPDLLHPRQAGYKLWADAITPKVKELLGE; this is encoded by the coding sequence ATGCGTTGTATTGCGTGCTTGATGCTTGCCTTCGCCTTTGCCATGCCGGCTTGGGCCGAAGACGTCGCCACCAAGGAACCGATTGAAGCCTTGAAGCCTGTGCCGCGGGATCAATGGTGGAAGACTCGTCACGAAGAAAAGCTGAAAGCGATCGAAAACGCCGACAAGATCGACGTCGTCTTCATTGGCGATTCGATTACCCACGGCTGGGAAAATGCCGGCAAAGAAGTCTGGAACGAAAACTTCGCCTCGATGCACCCGCTGAACATCGGCTACAGCGGCGACCGCACCGAACATGTCTTGTGGCGATTTGAACATGGCGAACTGGATGGCTATAAGCCGAAGGTCGCCGTCATCATGATCGGCACCAACAACACCGGCCATCGCAAAGAGAAGTCGGAAGACACCGCCGCTGGCGTCAACGCCATCGTCGAGAAGCTGCACGAAAAGCACCCAGAAACGAAGATCCTGCTGCTGGCGATCTTCCCGCGTGGTGCGACCACCGACGATCCGCTGCGCAAGCTGAACGACGGTGCAAATGAAATCATCGAGAAGGACATGAAGGACAAAGACTACGTCACCTTCCTGAACATCAACGATGTGTTCCTGACCGACGACGGTGTGCTGCCGAAGGAAGTCATGCCTGACCTGCTGCATCCACGTCAGGCCGGCTACAAGCTGTGGGCCGACGCCATCACTCCCAAAGTGAAAGAGCTTCTGGGCGAATAG